One Platichthys flesus chromosome 14, fPlaFle2.1, whole genome shotgun sequence genomic region harbors:
- the cryz gene encoding quinone oxidoreductase, whose product MSGSRVMRAIRVSEFGAPSVLSLCSQVTVPKPGPRQVLIRVQACGVNPVETYIRSGTFSKKPTLPYTPGSDVAGVVETAGKGVVAFKAGDRVFTTATDSGAYAEFTVAADDCVHKLPEALDFTQGAAIGIPYFTAYRALIHKAHSKAGETVLIHGASGGVGVAACQLSRALGLTVLGTAGTPEGMKLVLNNGAHMAFNHREQGYTDQITEATDGRGVDVIVEMLSNVNLSKDLEMLAYGGRVMVVGSRGPIEINPRDTMAKESSIIGVVLYLATQEEKKECAAYLYAGMEAGWLRPVVGSQYPLDKAAQAHHDIIESPGAAGKIVLTM is encoded by the exons ATGTCGGGCAGCAGAGTGATGAGAGCCATCAGAGTGAGTGAGTTCGGAGCTCCGTCAGTTCTCAGCCTGTGTTCCCAGGTGACCGTCCCAAAGCCTGGACCCAGACAG GTGTTGATCCGTGTCCAGGCCTGTGGCGTGAACCCTGTGGAAACCTACATCCGTTCTGGGACTTTCAGCAAGAAACCCACCCTGCCGTACACACCGGGCTCCGATGTAGCTGGAGTGGTGGAAACGGCTGGTAAAGGAGTCGTAGCATTTAAG gcaGGAGATCGGGTCTTCACCACAGCCACCGACTCTGGAGCTTATGCGGAGTTCACTGTAGCAGCTGACGACTGTGTCCACAAACTGCCTGAGGCTTTAGATTTCACACAGGGAGCAGCCATAGGGATTCCTTACTTCACTGCCTACAGAGCTTTGATTCACAA AGCCCATTCAAAGGCTGGAGAGACTGTCCTCATCCATGGAGCCAGTGGAGGG gtgggTGTGGCCGCGTGTCAGTTGTCCCGTGCTCTGGGTCTCACGGTGTTGGGAACAGCAGGGACACCAGAGGGAATGAAGCTGGTCCTTAACAATGGAGCTCACATGGCCTTCAATCACAGAGAACAGGGCTACACAGATCAAATCACG GAAGCCACAGACGGCAGGGGCGTAGATGTGATAGTGGAGATGCTGTCCAATGTCAACCTGAGCAAAGACCTCGAGATGTTGGCCTACGGAGGACGTGTCATG GTTGTTGGCTCCAGGGGCCCCATAGAGATCAACCCCAGAGACACCATGGCTAAAGAAAGCAGCATCATCGGAGTGGTTCTTTACTTGGCTACACAG gaggagaagaaagagtgCGCAGCGTATCTCTACGCAGGAATGGAAGCTGGTTGGCTGCGTCCAGTCGTCGGTTCCCAGTATCCACTCGACAAAGCTGCCCAGGCCCACCATGACATCATCGAGTCCCCTGGGGCCGCTGGGAAGATAGTCCTAACCATGTGA
- the ttpa gene encoding alpha-tocopherol transfer protein, which yields MNGPQLSDLPDDSEQLDPHVSGLRQRALQSSELSAVRNFSRGFLLKFLRARDFDVERCLKLLLNYQRWRRESPEISGCLSPSSVLGLLSTSYHAVLPQRDHAGSRVLVYRIGQWNPKDWSAFQVFQVSLMTSEIICMETQTQRRGLKVIFDLQGWCLGHAMQINPSIAKKISSVLSESFPLKVRGIHLVNEPMFFWTVFAIIRPFLPDKIKQRIHMHGANFQESLTDFFSPAVLPPEYGGEGPEIEEVCRDWTNHLLQSEELLQQIAAHPTADIAINQEDLNEQFSEG from the exons ATGAACGGGcctcagctcagtgatctcccGGACGACTCGGAGCAGCTGGATCCGCATGTGAGCGGCCTGAGGCAGAGAGCCCTGCAGAGCAGCGAGCTGTCCGCAGTCAGGAACTTCTCCCGCGGCTTCCTCCTCAAGTTCCTGCGGGCCAGAGACTTCGACGTGGAGCGCTGTCTGAAG CTGTTACTGAACTATCAGCGTTGGCGGAGGGAGAGTCCTGAGATCAGCggctgtctgtctccctcctctgtgttgGGCCTCCTCAGCACATCATATCATGCCGTTCTTCCACAGCGGGACCATGCAGGCAGCAGGGTGCTCGTCTACAGGATCG ggcAGTGGAACCCCAAAGACTGGTCGGCATTCCAGGTGTTCCAGGTCAGCCTGATGACATCAGAGATCATCTGCATGGAGACACAAACGCAGAGGCGAGGTCTAAAGGTTATATTTGACCTACAGGGGTGGTGTTTAGGCCATGCCATGCAGATTAACCCTTCCATCGCCAAAAAGATATCCTCTGTCCTTTCG GAATCGTTTCCATTGAAAGTCAGAGGAATTCATCTGGTCAATGAGCCAATGTTCTTTTGGACGGTCTTTGCCATTATTCGTCCCTTCCTGCCAGATAAGATCAAACAAAGG ATCCATATGCATGGTGCCAATTTCCAAGAAAGTTTAACTGACTTCTTCTCACCGGCCGTCCTACCTCCAGAATACGGAGGGGAAGGGCCTGAAATAGAGGAGGTGTGTCGAGACTGGACCAATCATCTGCTTCAATCAGAGGAGCTCCTGCAGCAGATTGCTGCCCATCCAACGGCTGATATCGCCATAAATCAAGAAGACTTGAATGAACAATTCTCAGAAGGATGA